In one window of Notolabrus celidotus isolate fNotCel1 chromosome 15, fNotCel1.pri, whole genome shotgun sequence DNA:
- the LOC117826598 gene encoding GTPase IMAP family member 7-like produces the protein MDESRRIVILGKTGAGKSSLANTLLGEDLFKVNHTAISETSECQAETESVKARKLTLIDTPGFFDTNTPEEQLKPEILRCITECAPGPHAFLILLKVEKFGEHEQAVIDKIIGYLSEEAFRYATVVFTHGDQLQEKQTIEDFIHEHEILRDLVQKCGGRCVVIDNKYWNKKDKYRSNEVQVEKLLKMIDKMIKDNKSGCYTNETLQAVEKKIQQEMKIIKQSSGSMPKIRDAE, from the exons ATGGATG AATCAAGGAGAATTGTCATCCTGGGAAAAACTGGAGCAGGGAAAAGCAGCCTGGCTAACACCTTACTTGGAGAGGATTTGTTCAAGGTCAACCATACTGCAATATCTGAAACAAGTGAATGTCAAGCAGAAACCGAATCTGTCAAGGCAAGAAAATTAACTTTGATCGACACACCAGGTTTCTTTGACACCAACACACCTGAAGAACAACTGAAGCCTGAGATACTGAGGTGTATCACAGAGTGCGCTCCTGGGCCTCATGCTTTTCTCATTTTGTTGAAAGTGGAGAAATTCGGTGAACACGAGCAGGCTGTCATCGATAAGATTATAGGATACTTGTCTGAAGAAGCCTTCAGATATGCAACAGTTGTCTTCACTCATGGTGATCAGCTCCAAGAGAAACAGACAATTGAAGATTTCATCCATGAGCATGAGATTCTGAGAGATCTGGTGCAGAAGTGCGGCGGCCGCTGTGTTGTCATCGATAACAAGTACTGgaacaaaaaggataaatacAGGAGCAACGAGGTCCAGGTAGAGAAGCTGCTCAAGATGATAGACAAGATGATCAAGGACAACAAAAGTGGCTGCTACACTAATGAGACGCTACAAGCAGTGGAGAAAAAGATACAACAAGAGATGAAAATCATTAAGCAGTCATCAGGAAGCAT gccgaAGATTCGCGATGCCGAATAG